GGATGGGACCCGATTGTGATCTCCTTTTATCGGGGAGCGATCGGATTTATTTGTTTTTCGCTTTGGTTTCTGTTTCACAAAGAGCTGAAATGGGAGATCTCACCCCGGCTTGTGATGTGGTCCCTTCTTGCAGGAATTGGTGTAGCTGGTAATTTCACGTTCTATTTTCTCAGTATCGAGGATTCGAGCATTTCAGTTGCAGCAACCTTGATGTATGCGGCTCCGGTTTTTGTATTGCTCACCTCGATTTTGTTATTACTCGAGCGGTCAACCTTGTTTAAATGGCTTTGTATTGCCGGTGTTGTGACGGGCATTATACTGCTCACGGGTGCGTATAATGCCGGTGACAGTTCAGTAACGCTTTTTGGCGCAACGACGGGGCTCTTGGCTGGAGTTTCCTATGCCTTGTTTATATTCGGATTCAGAAATGCGGCACTGATCGGAAAACTCCCAACGACGTTAACCATCGCTTTCTTTTCATTCTGTTTTATCCTGTTTCTGTTTATGGACAAAAGTGTTGCGCTGGATGCACTTTCGTCCAGTGACATCGGCTGGTTTCTTCTCGTAGGTATTGCCGGTGCCGGGGTCCCTTTTATATTTTATGTGTTCGGGCTTCGAAGAACAGCACCGACAACCGCCTCCATGGTAGCGATGATCGAACCGGTGACAGCATCCTTATTCGGTTTATTGATCATGGGCAATCAGTTATCGGCCATCCAATTTGCGGGGATGGGCCTTATCTTGTTTACGATCACGTTTCTCAGTGTAAGACAGTCGGAATGATCAAGCCTTCGGTGTGTAGTCCAATTCCTTGAACAGTTCTGTGAGCTCTTTTTTCGATAAATCCCGCCACTGTCCGACGGGCAGTTTTCCGAGATGAATATTCATGATCCTTATGCGCTGCAGTCGTTTTACTTCGTAGCCGAGGGCTTCACACATGCGCCGGATCTGCCGGTTCAGCCCTTGTGTCAGGGTGATGTTGAATTCTTTTTTGGAGAGCGGCGTGATTTTACAGGGCAGTGTTTTCGTATCGAGGATTTCCACACCTTCAGACATGGCTTTGACGAATTCGGGCGTGATCGGTTTGTCGACTTTGACGACGTATTCTTTTTCATGTCTGTTTTCGGCCCGGAGGATTTCGTTGACGATGTCCCCGTCGTTGGTGAGCAGGATCAGGCCTTCTGAATCCTTATCGAGGCGGCCGATATGAAAGATCCGTAAGGGATGATTCACAAAGTCAACGATGTTTCCCTTTACATTCCTTTCCGTCGTACTGGTAATCCCCACCGGTTTGTTCAAGGCGAGGTAAACCTTCTCTTCGACGACGCGGACGGGTTCGCCGTTTAAAAGAACTTCATCGCCTGGTTCAACCTGATCCCCGATTTTGGCGGGTTTTCCGTTCAGCGTCACCTTTCCTGCTTCGATGAGCTTATCTGCCCCGCGCCTCGAGGATTTGCCTGATTCGCTGATGTATTTATTAATGCGCATGTTCATCACGACCTTACATTCAAGAATGGTGGTTCTGCGTGTTTAATATACCTTATTTGAGCGTTTCAATCAAAAGCCATCTGTCCGGTACCTGTGCATAGGTTCGGATTGTCCTGCTTGGCAACCCCTAACTTCAACCCCTCCCAGTAAACAGTACAAACACAGTGGAAAACGTTTTAATTTTTATGTGAAAGATGCTACAATGGAATGAATCATAGTACATTGCTAAAATACTCACAAGCCGAATTTAAAATACAGAATTATGTTGGCGGTTTCACAGACTGGGGAGCCAGATACCTTCGTTCATTCAGACAGATTTTTTGAAACCCATTACCGTTGTCGCAGCTCATTTTATCAGGATGCCCAAGCTGCGAATTAATCAACAGATAGGAAGGTCACGATGACTACGAAGCAAACGAAAACAGATGTGGTGTTAATAGGCGCAGGAGTGATGAGTGCCACCCTCGGTTCGTTAATCAAGGAATTGCAGCCCGACTGGGATGTTCATGTATTCGAAAAGTTGGACAGCGCAGCGCAGGAAAGTTCTAATGAATGGAACAATGCAGGGACCGGTCATTCTGCTTTGTGTGAATTAAATTACACAACGGAACTTGATGACGGCTCCATCAGCATAGATAAGGCGGTAGACGTCAATGAACAGTTCCAGGTGTCGCGTCAATACTGGTCTTATCTGGTGAAAAAAGAACGTCTCCGGCATCCGGAATCCTTTATCCGTCCGATCCCGCACATCAGTTTTGTACAGGGGGAAGACGGCGTCGCATTCTTACGTAAACGCTATGAGTCGCTGTTGTTCAATCCGTTATTCAAGGACATGCATTTCTCAACGGATCATGAGGAACTCAATGACTGGTTCCCGCTGATGATGAATGGACGGGACAAAAGTGAAGCAGTGGCGGCAACAAAAATCGATTACGGAACGGACATCAACTTCGGGGATTTAACCCGACAATTAATGAGTGACCTTGAAACTCAAAAGAGCAGCGTCCAGTATGGACAAAGCGTGGACGACCTCTATCAGAATCCGGATGGGACGTGGAATGTCAACGTACGTGATACAGTGAGCGGACGGCAGAAAACGTACCGTGCCCGGTTTGTTTTCATTGGAGCGGGTGGCGGCAGCCTTCACCTGTTACAAAAGACGGGGATCAAGGAAGCGAAGCGAATTGGCGGCTTTCCGGTGAGTGGGCTGTTTATGGTGTGTAAGAACCAGGAAGTTATTGAACAGCACCATGCGAAAGTTTACGGGAAGGCAAAAGTCGGGGCACCACCGATGTCGGTACCTCACCTTGATACACGCTACATGAATGGCAAGAAAGCGTTGTTGTTTGGTCCTTATGCGGGCTTCTCTCCGAAATTCCTGAAGCAGGGTTCCTACCTGGATCTATTGACTTCGGTGAATCCGGATAACGTCTTCACGATGCTCGCAGCAGGAGCCAAGGAGATGCCGTTGACGAAATATCTGATTCAGCAGATTCTTTTGAATAAGGAGCAGCGGATGAAAGAACTCAGAGAATTTATACCGGATGCACAAAGTGATGACTGGAAACTGGTGACAGCCGGTCAACGGGTTCAGGTCATCAAGGATACCGAAGAAGGTGGAAAAGGGACCCTGCAATTCGGGACGGAAGTC
This Salisediminibacterium beveridgei DNA region includes the following protein-coding sequences:
- a CDS encoding DMT family transporter, encoding MRYTGVILVMLAAFFWGISGGIGDILMNKGWDPIVISFYRGAIGFICFSLWFLFHKELKWEISPRLVMWSLLAGIGVAGNFTFYFLSIEDSSISVAATLMYAAPVFVLLTSILLLLERSTLFKWLCIAGVVTGIILLTGAYNAGDSSVTLFGATTGLLAGVSYALFIFGFRNAALIGKLPTTLTIAFFSFCFILFLFMDKSVALDALSSSDIGWFLLVGIAGAGVPFIFYVFGLRRTAPTTASMVAMIEPVTASLFGLLIMGNQLSAIQFAGMGLILFTITFLSVRQSE
- the rluF gene encoding 23S rRNA pseudouridine(2604) synthase RluF, with the protein product MRINKYISESGKSSRRGADKLIEAGKVTLNGKPAKIGDQVEPGDEVLLNGEPVRVVEEKVYLALNKPVGITSTTERNVKGNIVDFVNHPLRIFHIGRLDKDSEGLILLTNDGDIVNEILRAENRHEKEYVVKVDKPITPEFVKAMSEGVEILDTKTLPCKITPLSKKEFNITLTQGLNRQIRRMCEALGYEVKRLQRIRIMNIHLGKLPVGQWRDLSKKELTELFKELDYTPKA
- a CDS encoding malate:quinone oxidoreductase translates to MTTKQTKTDVVLIGAGVMSATLGSLIKELQPDWDVHVFEKLDSAAQESSNEWNNAGTGHSALCELNYTTELDDGSISIDKAVDVNEQFQVSRQYWSYLVKKERLRHPESFIRPIPHISFVQGEDGVAFLRKRYESLLFNPLFKDMHFSTDHEELNDWFPLMMNGRDKSEAVAATKIDYGTDINFGDLTRQLMSDLETQKSSVQYGQSVDDLYQNPDGTWNVNVRDTVSGRQKTYRARFVFIGAGGGSLHLLQKTGIKEAKRIGGFPVSGLFMVCKNQEVIEQHHAKVYGKAKVGAPPMSVPHLDTRYMNGKKALLFGPYAGFSPKFLKQGSYLDLLTSVNPDNVFTMLAAGAKEMPLTKYLIQQILLNKEQRMKELREFIPDAQSDDWKLVTAGQRVQVIKDTEEGGKGTLQFGTEVVSAADGSVAALLGASPGASTAVSVMLDVLERCFPERMADWEPKIKEMIPSYGKELMAHPDLFDKVFQETADILKLKEESSHQTVSNQK